A stretch of Actinomycetota bacterium DNA encodes these proteins:
- a CDS encoding glycerophosphodiester phosphodiesterase family protein: MRILKIFLAAATTLAVSVGAPAAPGACDRTPNPARWSDVGTPDAGLEHMRITVHRGAANLAPEDTIPAFEYAIAYGLDMIEVDVQQTLDGRWVVLHDYEVDDKTNGSGLIPLMTYDEVTALNAADNDGWRGTEYDPTYVPGLEEVLALASKHDVGISFDLKETVANAAGVALLASQYPGIIERSIFQPYVPGRTEQILAVAPDATVMFNSQYEDTPPAALFALGTEYQWFGSSLPNFPPEAIAAIHDACGFVQPNVYQGDVTGSEAGDLAFARDIGADGAMVNNPDVAVAVLDRPVATSITLDGARACLVGNRGLGLPGKTLEVDGSPIQTARGGCVALPQDWESVVFAGDDSALPSAL, translated from the coding sequence ATGCGAATCCTGAAGATCTTTCTCGCCGCGGCAACAACGCTCGCGGTTTCCGTCGGCGCTCCGGCGGCGCCCGGTGCGTGCGACCGGACTCCGAACCCCGCGCGGTGGAGCGACGTCGGCACGCCGGACGCCGGTCTCGAGCACATGCGCATCACCGTCCACCGTGGGGCTGCGAATCTCGCGCCGGAGGACACCATCCCGGCGTTTGAGTATGCGATCGCCTACGGGCTCGACATGATCGAGGTGGACGTCCAGCAAACTCTCGACGGACGCTGGGTCGTGCTGCACGACTATGAGGTCGACGACAAGACCAACGGCAGCGGACTGATTCCGCTGATGACCTACGACGAGGTCACCGCGCTGAACGCGGCCGACAACGACGGGTGGCGCGGCACCGAGTACGACCCGACCTACGTTCCCGGACTTGAGGAGGTGCTCGCGCTCGCGAGCAAGCACGACGTCGGCATTAGCTTCGACCTAAAGGAAACGGTCGCCAACGCAGCGGGCGTCGCGCTGCTCGCCTCGCAGTACCCCGGCATCATCGAGCGGTCGATCTTCCAACCGTACGTTCCCGGACGTACCGAGCAGATCCTGGCCGTGGCGCCGGACGCCACAGTGATGTTCAACAGCCAGTACGAAGACACGCCGCCCGCGGCTCTGTTCGCCCTCGGTACGGAGTACCAGTGGTTCGGCTCGTCCTTGCCCAACTTCCCACCGGAGGCGATCGCCGCGATCCACGATGCGTGCGGGTTCGTGCAGCCGAACGTGTATCAGGGAGACGTCACCGGTTCCGAGGCCGGCGACCTCGCGTTCGCGCGCGACATCGGCGCCGACGGCGCGATGGTGAACAACCCCGACGTCGCGGTCGCCGTGCTCGACCGACCGGTCGCAACCTCGATCACCCTTGACGGGGCGCGCGCGTGCTTGGTCGGCAATCGCGGACTCGGGCTCCCCGGAAAGACACTCGAGGTCGACGGCTCGCCGATTCAGACCGCGCGCGGCGGGTGCGTCGCACTGCCGCAGGACTGGGAGTCCGTCGTCTTCGCCGGCGACGACTCCGCATTGCCGTCGGCGTTGTGA
- a CDS encoding erythromycin esterase family protein, with product MKHRLFRFLVEELGFTTLGIERDVSVVGAVDNLLGPVKTPLSNLPAGMYPWRSIELLELLQWIRARNGSRSERIRFVGFDMQQELDAGSVDVVRRFLAESDPMYAASVGPVMEALEEVIAAGIADTVSSVSAPGLLRASAEISRRVAEMDSLQRTEGSWVAALNASVILQSLQLRALPPPTLEDLRAVKHRDRCMAENVRWILDRLGKESKLVLWAHNFHVARIPEFMGGVLDDLIDSYKAIGFAFHEGSFRVRLDARDGRGMSAPQVVEAIPSFEGSFEWLCHEAGLKRAVIRLSDGREHPVAREWRMREVGHAVTAGRSVDEEFASYRVADIFDALVFFDSTNALDLLPLPS from the coding sequence ATGAAGCATCGGCTCTTCCGATTCCTGGTTGAGGAACTTGGCTTTACGACACTTGGTATTGAGCGAGACGTATCTGTAGTCGGTGCCGTCGACAATCTCTTGGGTCCCGTGAAGACTCCTCTCTCGAACTTGCCTGCGGGAATGTATCCGTGGCGCTCGATAGAACTTCTTGAGTTGCTTCAATGGATACGCGCCCGCAACGGATCTCGTTCCGAGAGGATCCGTTTCGTTGGCTTCGATATGCAGCAGGAATTGGACGCCGGCTCGGTTGATGTCGTTCGTCGATTCCTAGCCGAAAGCGATCCGATGTATGCGGCATCCGTCGGGCCGGTCATGGAAGCCTTGGAAGAGGTGATTGCCGCTGGAATCGCTGACACTGTTTCCTCAGTGAGTGCTCCCGGGCTTCTTCGCGCGTCAGCTGAAATCAGTCGGCGCGTTGCCGAGATGGACAGTCTGCAAAGGACCGAGGGGTCTTGGGTGGCGGCGCTGAACGCGTCCGTTATTCTTCAATCTCTTCAGCTGCGCGCACTCCCACCACCGACCTTGGAGGATTTGCGCGCCGTCAAACACCGTGATCGATGCATGGCCGAAAACGTCCGGTGGATACTCGATCGTCTGGGCAAAGAGAGCAAGCTCGTGTTGTGGGCACACAACTTCCACGTGGCACGAATTCCGGAGTTCATGGGTGGTGTCCTCGACGATCTCATAGACAGCTACAAGGCGATCGGTTTCGCCTTTCATGAGGGCTCTTTCCGTGTTCGGCTAGATGCTCGCGACGGCCGCGGCATGTCGGCGCCTCAGGTAGTCGAAGCCATCCCTTCGTTCGAGGGAAGCTTCGAATGGCTTTGCCATGAAGCTGGACTCAAGCGTGCTGTTATTCGGCTCTCGGACGGCAGGGAGCATCCTGTTGCCCGGGAGTGGCGAATGCGGGAAGTCGGTCATGCGGTGACTGCCGGTCGCAGTGTGGATGAGGAGTTTGCTTCGTATCGAGTTGCCGACATCTTTGATGCGCTCGTGTTCTTCGATTCGACCAACGCGCTCGATCTACTACCTCTCCCCAGTTGA
- a CDS encoding type II toxin-antitoxin system Phd/YefM family antitoxin: protein MKKVTALDLRQSLGKIVEAILDDGEPILLEKGRRPVAVLISIRDFQERFAEKDAGEARAKILEEMDALSMRSIDPTPGVEVLRELRGSA, encoded by the coding sequence ATGAAGAAGGTCACCGCGCTAGACCTGCGCCAATCGCTCGGGAAGATCGTGGAGGCCATCCTCGACGACGGAGAGCCTATCCTGCTTGAGAAGGGGCGCAGGCCCGTGGCTGTGCTGATCTCGATCAGGGACTTTCAGGAGCGGTTCGCAGAGAAGGACGCGGGCGAGGCCAGAGCCAAGATCCTCGAAGAGATGGACGCTCTCTCGATGAGGTCTATCGATCCAACCCCCGGCGTCGAAGTGCTGCGAGAGCTGCGCGGCAGTGCCTGA
- a CDS encoding type II toxin-antitoxin system VapC family toxin codes for MPETLLVLDASVAIGWFFTDEPHRELALAVRAHLREAPDGYVVPSLFHSELVHVLARKSGRDAVFVESALRLVIRLGIRTLPLAETALVRTAHHTCRGLSGYDATYVALAEDLGGRWLTADLRAAKIAGAKTAQTLAAWAREHQS; via the coding sequence GTGCCTGAGACGCTCCTCGTTCTGGACGCGTCCGTCGCGATCGGGTGGTTCTTCACCGACGAACCGCACCGCGAGTTGGCGCTCGCGGTGCGGGCGCATCTTCGGGAAGCGCCGGACGGATACGTGGTTCCGTCGTTGTTCCATTCCGAACTCGTGCATGTCCTTGCGCGGAAGTCGGGCAGGGACGCTGTGTTCGTTGAGAGCGCTCTCAGGCTGGTCATCCGGCTCGGTATCAGGACGCTGCCCTTGGCCGAGACGGCCTTGGTGCGCACGGCACACCACACGTGTCGAGGGCTCAGCGGGTACGACGCGACGTATGTTGCCCTGGCCGAGGATCTGGGTGGGCGGTGGCTGACGGCCGATCTCCGCGCCGCCAAGATCGCCGGAGCGAAAACCGCGCAGACGCTCGCTGCGTGGGCGCGTGAGCATCAGTCCTAA
- a CDS encoding glucosyl-3-phosphoglycerate synthase: MNRVAERWLDRRTFGAEDLPGPTELAARKRALGMRVSVCLPALNEEATVGGIARTVSDYLVGGIGLVDELVVIDGGSTDRTAAAARAGGAVVLRAQDLLPEIPWVQGKGESLWRSLAALTGDVVVWLDADIRNFAPHFVTRLIAPLVMDQSVSFVKGYYRRPLALGEELLPSGGGRVTELLARPLLNALFPELSGLLQPLAGEYAGRREVLERVPFFTGYSVEVGLLIDLLYETGLDAIAQVDLEERVHRNRVLEELAPMAYAIGLTILRRAEEHGRLKALHDYAALPLMLPDATGRVFAREITEIERPPYSCRAADNEVDAVLAP; the protein is encoded by the coding sequence ATGAATCGGGTCGCCGAGCGGTGGCTCGACCGCCGCACGTTTGGCGCCGAGGATCTCCCCGGCCCGACTGAGTTGGCCGCGCGCAAGCGCGCGCTCGGCATGCGCGTGAGCGTCTGCCTTCCGGCGCTGAACGAGGAGGCGACGGTCGGCGGCATCGCGCGAACCGTGTCGGACTACTTGGTCGGCGGCATTGGACTGGTGGACGAGTTGGTCGTGATCGACGGGGGGTCCACCGACCGCACCGCGGCGGCGGCGCGCGCCGGCGGGGCGGTCGTGTTGCGCGCGCAGGACTTGCTCCCCGAGATCCCGTGGGTCCAGGGCAAAGGCGAGTCGCTATGGCGAAGCCTTGCGGCGCTGACGGGCGACGTCGTTGTTTGGCTCGACGCCGACATCCGGAACTTCGCTCCGCACTTCGTGACGCGGCTCATCGCTCCGCTTGTGATGGACCAGAGCGTGTCGTTCGTCAAGGGCTACTACCGCCGCCCGCTGGCGCTCGGAGAAGAGCTGCTCCCTTCCGGCGGCGGACGCGTCACAGAGCTGCTGGCCCGCCCACTGCTGAACGCGCTGTTCCCCGAACTGAGCGGACTGCTGCAGCCGCTTGCCGGCGAGTACGCGGGGCGGCGCGAAGTACTCGAGCGCGTTCCGTTCTTCACCGGGTACAGCGTCGAGGTCGGATTGCTGATCGATTTGTTGTACGAGACCGGATTGGACGCGATCGCGCAGGTGGACCTGGAGGAGCGCGTGCACCGCAACCGCGTGCTCGAGGAACTTGCGCCGATGGCATATGCGATCGGTTTGACCATCCTTCGTCGCGCGGAGGAGCACGGACGTCTGAAGGCTCTTCACGACTACGCCGCGTTGCCGCTGATGCTCCCCGACGCGACCGGCCGAGTGTTCGCCCGCGAGATCACCGAGATCGAACGCCCCCCGTACTCCTGCCGTGCGGCGGACAACGAAGTCGATGCAGTGCTGGCTCCATAA
- a CDS encoding Clp protease N-terminal domain-containing protein, whose translation MDAVLPGSEDSTLLLSERLKRCLEDAGRRARVLGHPSIGCEHVFLSMLEDTHGWPAELLGRLQVFEATVARLTELLADPKYRWSPYPIPDEAEPGFTDPRAPALGPTPRMLHCMDEAVGCGRSLGHDAISSEHLLLAFAEDARGVCAKVLDEVGVRTRVVEETTRLMTADDYYSTEQCMIVGPNENFLGWPEIQDGNLWIRRVTGKLVRPEDA comes from the coding sequence ATGGATGCCGTATTACCTGGATCGGAGGATTCCACTCTGCTCCTGAGTGAGCGACTCAAGCGGTGCCTCGAGGACGCGGGCAGGCGCGCGCGCGTCCTCGGCCACCCATCGATCGGGTGCGAGCACGTATTCCTCTCCATGCTCGAGGACACCCACGGCTGGCCTGCGGAACTCCTCGGGCGGCTCCAGGTCTTTGAGGCGACGGTCGCTCGACTGACGGAATTGCTGGCGGACCCGAAGTATCGATGGAGCCCATATCCGATCCCAGATGAGGCCGAGCCAGGGTTTACCGACCCCCGTGCGCCGGCGCTGGGGCCGACGCCCAGGATGCTGCACTGCATGGACGAGGCCGTCGGGTGTGGGCGATCCCTTGGACACGACGCCATCTCCTCCGAGCACCTCCTCCTCGCGTTCGCGGAGGACGCGCGCGGCGTCTGCGCCAAAGTGCTCGACGAGGTGGGGGTCCGGACGCGCGTTGTTGAGGAGACCACGCGCCTCATGACGGCCGACGACTACTACTCCACCGAGCAATGCATGATTGTCGGCCCCAACGAGAACTTCCTCGGGTGGCCGGAAATCCAGGACGGGAACCTGTGGATCAGAAGGGTCACGGGAAAGCTCGTCCGGCCTGAAGACGCGTGA